One region of Erythrobacter insulae genomic DNA includes:
- a CDS encoding putative DNA modification/repair radical SAM protein — MAQNTTQQTLQQRLEILADAAKYDASCASSGTAKKNSLGGAKGRGGIGSTEGMGICHAYAPDGRCISLLKVLLTNHCIFDCHYCINRKSSNVRRARFTPQEVADLTINFYKRNYIEGLFLSSGIIKSSNHTMEQLVECARILREEYDFRGYIHLKTIPEADPGLIHQAGLYADRVSINVELPTTSGLARLAPDKDARQIEGALAKTKSRIIEAKDERKRFKHAPRFAPAGQSTQMIVGADNASDADIVVKASTLYGSFGLRRVYYSAFSPIPDASAVLPLKRPPLMREHRLYQSDWLMRFYGYAPDEVAQATDSHGNLPLDIDPKLAWALKFRGQFPVDVNRASKEQLLRVPGLGTTAVGRILNARRHRTLRLDDVARLTQSIAKVRPFLVALDWRPTSLTDRADLRALLTPKQEQLELF, encoded by the coding sequence ATGGCTCAAAATACGACTCAACAAACGCTTCAGCAAAGGCTTGAAATACTGGCCGATGCGGCAAAGTACGATGCCTCCTGCGCGTCTTCGGGGACGGCGAAAAAGAATTCGCTCGGCGGTGCAAAAGGGCGGGGCGGCATCGGTTCAACCGAAGGGATGGGAATTTGCCATGCCTATGCTCCTGATGGGCGATGCATCTCGCTGCTCAAGGTGCTGCTGACCAATCACTGCATCTTCGATTGCCATTATTGTATCAATCGCAAAAGCAGCAATGTGCGCCGTGCGCGCTTCACCCCGCAAGAGGTCGCGGACCTCACGATCAATTTCTACAAGCGCAATTATATCGAGGGGCTGTTTCTGTCCTCGGGCATTATCAAAAGCTCTAACCACACGATGGAGCAGCTGGTCGAATGCGCCCGTATCCTGCGCGAGGAATATGATTTTCGCGGGTATATTCACCTGAAAACCATTCCCGAAGCGGATCCTGGCCTGATCCATCAGGCGGGTCTGTATGCGGATCGTGTTTCGATCAATGTCGAGCTGCCAACCACAAGCGGCCTGGCGCGTCTCGCACCGGACAAGGATGCACGCCAGATCGAAGGCGCGTTGGCCAAGACCAAATCGCGTATCATCGAGGCAAAAGATGAACGCAAACGCTTCAAACACGCGCCGCGTTTTGCCCCGGCAGGCCAATCAACTCAGATGATTGTTGGGGCAGACAATGCCTCTGATGCGGATATCGTGGTGAAAGCGAGTACGCTCTACGGCAGTTTCGGATTGCGCCGGGTGTATTACAGCGCGTTCTCGCCGATTCCCGATGCGAGTGCGGTTCTGCCTTTGAAACGCCCTCCGCTGATGCGGGAGCACCGGCTGTATCAGTCGGATTGGTTGATGCGGTTCTATGGCTATGCGCCCGATGAGGTGGCGCAGGCAACCGATAGCCATGGCAATCTGCCGCTGGATATTGATCCCAAACTCGCTTGGGCGCTCAAGTTTCGCGGACAGTTTCCCGTTGATGTAAACCGCGCTTCGAAAGAACAATTGTTGCGTGTCCCCGGGTTGGGGACCACGGCGGTTGGACGGATATTGAACGCGCGGCGGCACCGGACTTTGCGTCTGGACGATGTCGCAAGGCTAACCCAGTCGATTGCGAAGGTGCGTCCGTTTCTGGTGGCGCTCGATTGGAGGCCGACAAGCCTTACCGACCGAGCAGATCTGCGCGCATTGCTGACGCCCAAGCAGGAACAGCTGGAACTGTTTTGA